One Solanum pennellii chromosome 10, SPENNV200 genomic region harbors:
- the LOC107001368 gene encoding uncharacterized protein LOC107001368, which translates to MSSDQLSQKASNRHRFILVAIDYFTKWVEAIAFKAGTKMVILDFVHSNIICRFGIPRAIIRDNVANLNNNLIKEVCEQFKIVHHNSAPYRPKANGVVEAANKNIKMILRKMALGTRQWHKKLSFALLGYRMTVCTSIGATPYLLVYRIEAVIPVRVKISSLQIIVEVEI; encoded by the coding sequence ATGTCATCGGACCAATTGAGCCAAAAAGCCTCTAATAGACATCGATTCATTTTGGTTGCAATTGACTACTTTACCAAATGGGTGGAGGCAATCGCTTTCAAAGCAGGCACTAAGATGGTGATCTTGGATTTTGTCCATTCAAACATCATTTGTCGATTTGGTATCCCAAGAGCTATCATCAGAGATAATGTTGCAAACCTTAATAACAATCTGATTAAGGAGGTCTGTGAGCAGTTCAAAATTGTGCACCACAATTCTGCTCCATACCGACCAAAAGCTAATGGGGTTGTGGAGGCAGCcaacaagaatataaaaatgattCTCAGAAAGATGGCTCTAGGCACAAGACAATGGCATAAGAAGCTATCATTTGCACTTTTAGGATATCGCATGACAGTGTGCACCTCGATTGGTGCAACTCCTTATTTACTGGTGTATAGGATTGAGGCTGTGATACCAGTGAGAGTCAAAATTTCATCTCTTCAAATTATTGTTGAggttgaaatttaa